The Meriones unguiculatus strain TT.TT164.6M chromosome 6, Bangor_MerUng_6.1, whole genome shotgun sequence genome has a window encoding:
- the LOC110541159 gene encoding tyrosine-protein phosphatase non-receptor type substrate 1-like, with amino-acid sequence MLDLGSWPRSVLLLTLLLELTGADEQELKVIQPEKTVSVPAGESATLNCTVTSLTPVGPMKWFRGTGQRRCLIYSYTGERFPRVTNLTDATKRNNLDFSIHISNVTPADAGTYYCVKFQKDTSACRKELQSGEGTTLYVLEKKTSDTAKVLIFVLLGTKLLLAIGVSSIYLHKKQKA; translated from the exons ATGCTTGATCTTGGCTCCTGGCCACGCAGTGTCCTACTGCTGACCcttctcctggaactcacag GAGCAGATGAGCAGGAGCTGAAGGTGATTCAGCCTGAGAAAACAGTTTCTGTCCCTGCTGGAGAGTCAGCCACTCTGAACTGCACTGTGACCTCCCTGACCCCTGTGGGGCCCATGAAGTGGTTCAGGGGTACAGGACAACGTCGGTGCCTTATATATAGTTACACAGGAGAGCGGTTCCCCAGAGTCACAAATCTCACAGATGCAACAAAGAGAAACAACCTGGACTTTTCCATCCATATCAGTAATGTCACCCCTGCTGATGCTGGCACCTACTACTGTGTGAAGTTCCAGAAGGACACATCAGCATGCAGGAAAGAGCTTCAGTCAGGGGAAGGCACCACATTATATGTGCTTG aaaagaagacatcagacacTGCTAAAGTACTTATATTTGTGCTCCTTGGAACCAAACTGCTGCTGGCAATTGGTGTCTCTTCCATCTACCTTCACAAGAAGCAGAAGGCCTAA